Proteins co-encoded in one Pseudoliparis swirei isolate HS2019 ecotype Mariana Trench chromosome 7, NWPU_hadal_v1, whole genome shotgun sequence genomic window:
- the LOC130196768 gene encoding coiled-coil domain-containing protein 180-like isoform X3 — protein MFGLPFIFMDYHLYVCVDYLLSPWTTTCMYVWTTFYLHGLPPVCMCGLPFIFMDYHLYVCVDYLLSSWTTTCMYVWTTFYLHGLPPVCLDYLLSPWTTSCMYVWTTFYLYGLPPVCMCGLPFIFMDYHLYVWTTLQESLSASKSRKQVRSATPVGLLQTSRLDVDLLDDPVVSVIKSLNRFCTTQDVGAAEREERGRSAAGLQLHVNTSPVQVQPLEKSSCPLGPAGPVQPKCTESVSTLSSVSTALNSVLLRSKDVLLLVAEVTYRNVFTCLSLCVSELSVTRHPSPACLSDLSVSLFHLSVSQDFYRSDHFHLRRFLLVPDSLDQWAESMQQKLLGYQEQMRTFLNTSREELETQLSLLADLLLSVPVVLISNHEQQQGAGLIEEMGRVRMKQEETLAASEEDKRVNIHQLRVSLRDEELQTLVSREELRQQQLHSAICSFHLELQVSVRLRGEEFVTSLAALTEQLLSQLDELPTLGETNGPGAEMRRTHGSVSRTWSGIPYLLPPTNSNAAPTTITTASLTTSRCTLGHQAVIEQRDAAVKRFEQLLRAESSRSNDDKPRRLSELQSWNAHWRQQIHTLKHTHLG, from the exons ATGTTTGGACTACCTTTTATCTTCATGGACTACcacctgtatgtatgtgtggacTACCTTTTATCTCCATGGACTACcacctgtatgtatgtgtggacTACCTTTTATCTTCATGGACTACcacctgtatgtatgtgtggacTACCTTTTATCTTCATGGACTACcacctgtatgtatgtgtggacTACCTTTTATCTTCATGGACTACcacctgtatgtatgtgtggacTACCTTTTATCTTCATGGACTACCTCCTGTATGTTTGGACTACCTTTTATCTCCATGGACTACCTCCTGTATGTATGTTTGGACTACCTTTTATCTCTATGGACTACcacctgtatgtatgtgtggacTACCTTTTATCTTCATGGACTACCACCTGTATGTTTGGACTACCTTGCAGGAAAGTCTCTCAGCCTCTAAATCCAGGAAGCAGGTCCGGTCAGCCACACCTGTTGGTTTACTGCAGACGAGTAGGTTGGATGTGGACCTCCTCGATGACCCTGTTGTGAGCGTCATCAAGTCCCTGAACAG GTTCTGTACGACCCAGGATGTTGgagcggcagagagagaggagagaggaagatcaGCTGCTG GACTACAGCTCCATGTAAACACGTCTCCAGTTCAAGTTCAACCTTTGGAgaagtcatcatgtcctcttgGTCCTGCAGGTCCGGTCCAACCGAAATGTACCGAGTCTGTCAGTACActgag CTCCGTCAGCACCGCTCTGAACTCTGTGTTGTTGAGGTCCAAGGACGTCCTCCTGCTGGTCGCTGAGGTAACTTACAGGAatgtgtttacctgtctgtctctctgtgtgtctgagcTGTCTGTCACTCGCCATCCttcacctgcctgtctgtctgacctgtctgtctctctctttcacctgtctgtctctcaggacTTCTACCGGAGCGATCATTTCCATCTCCGCAGGTTCCTTCTTGTTCCTGACAGTTTGGACCAATGGGCTGAGAGCATGCAGCAAAAGCTGCTGGGATACCAGGAGCAGATGAGGACGTTTCTGAACACCAGCAGAGAgg AGTTGGAGACACAGCTTTCTCTGTTGGCGGATTTGCTGCTTTCAGTACCTGTAGTTTTGATCAGTAACCATGAGCaacagcagggggcggggcttattgaGGAGATGGGCAGAGTTCGAATGAAGCAGGAGGAGACACTGGCAGCCAGCGAGGAGGACAAG cgtGTGAACATCCATCAGCTGCGAGTGTCCCTCAGAGACGAGGAGCTTCAGACTCTAGTcagcagagaggagctcagacagcagcagctgcacagCGCTATCTGCTCTTTTCACCTGGAACTACAG gtgagcgtgagactcagaggggaggagtttgtgACATCACTGGCCGCTCTGACAGAGCAGCTGCTCTCTCAGCTGGACGAGCTGCCCACACTCGGAG AAACCAATGGACCTGGGGCTGAAATGAGAAGGACACACGGCTCAGTCAGCAG gaccTGGTCTGGTATCCCGTACCTGCTGCCCCCCACCAACAGTAATGCTGCcccaacaacaataacaacagcaTCCCTCACCACATCCAGGTGCACCCTGGGACATCAGGCTGTCATTGAGCAGAGAGACGCTGCTGTGAag aggtTCGAGCAGCTGTTGCGGGCGGAGTCGTCACGTTCAAATGACGACAAACCAAGAAGACTGAGTGAACTCCAGAGCTGGAACGCACACTGGAGACAACAGATACacactctgaaacacacacaccttggctGA
- the LOC130196768 gene encoding coiled-coil domain-containing protein 180-like isoform X5 yields MSLFILFDCLPVCLQVSPDQVCSVLSSLNEELRKHCQYLDISLESLSASKSRKQVRSATPVGLLQTSRLDVDLLDDPVVSVIKSLNRFCTTQDVGAAEREERGRSAAGLQLHVNTSPVQVQPLEKSSCPLGPAGPVQPKCTESVSTLSSVSTALNSVLLRSKDVLLLVAEVTYRNVFTCLSLCVSELSVTRHPSPACLSDLSVSLFHLSVSQDFYRSDHFHLRRFLLVPDSLDQWAESMQQKLLGYQEQMRTFLNTSREELETQLSLLADLLLSVPVVLISNHEQQQGAGLIEEMGRVRMKQEETLAASEEDKRVNIHQLRVSLRDEELQTLVSREELRQQQLHSAICSFHLELQVSVRLRGEEFVTSLAALTEQLLSQLDELPTLGGELTCDLLGCGRDLHTWGLLSFLFVSIETNGPGAEMRRTHGSVSRTWSGIPYLLPPTNSNAAPTTITTASLTTSRCTLGHQAVIEQRDAAVKRFEQLLRAESSRSNDDKPRRLSELQSWNAHWRQQIHTLKHTHLG; encoded by the exons ATGTCTCTGTTTATATTGTTtgactgtcttcctgtctgtctgcaggtgTCTCCAGACCAGGTGTGTTCTGTCCTGTCATCATTAAATGAAGAACTCAGGAAGCACTGTCAGTACCTGGACATTTCATTG GAAAGTCTCTCAGCCTCTAAATCCAGGAAGCAGGTCCGGTCAGCCACACCTGTTGGTTTACTGCAGACGAGTAGGTTGGATGTGGACCTCCTCGATGACCCTGTTGTGAGCGTCATCAAGTCCCTGAACAG GTTCTGTACGACCCAGGATGTTGgagcggcagagagagaggagagaggaagatcaGCTGCTG GACTACAGCTCCATGTAAACACGTCTCCAGTTCAAGTTCAACCTTTGGAgaagtcatcatgtcctcttgGTCCTGCAGGTCCGGTCCAACCGAAATGTACCGAGTCTGTCAGTACActgag CTCCGTCAGCACCGCTCTGAACTCTGTGTTGTTGAGGTCCAAGGACGTCCTCCTGCTGGTCGCTGAGGTAACTTACAGGAatgtgtttacctgtctgtctctctgtgtgtctgagcTGTCTGTCACTCGCCATCCttcacctgcctgtctgtctgacctgtctgtctctctctttcacctgtctgtctctcaggacTTCTACCGGAGCGATCATTTCCATCTCCGCAGGTTCCTTCTTGTTCCTGACAGTTTGGACCAATGGGCTGAGAGCATGCAGCAAAAGCTGCTGGGATACCAGGAGCAGATGAGGACGTTTCTGAACACCAGCAGAGAgg AGTTGGAGACACAGCTTTCTCTGTTGGCGGATTTGCTGCTTTCAGTACCTGTAGTTTTGATCAGTAACCATGAGCaacagcagggggcggggcttattgaGGAGATGGGCAGAGTTCGAATGAAGCAGGAGGAGACACTGGCAGCCAGCGAGGAGGACAAG cgtGTGAACATCCATCAGCTGCGAGTGTCCCTCAGAGACGAGGAGCTTCAGACTCTAGTcagcagagaggagctcagacagcagcagctgcacagCGCTATCTGCTCTTTTCACCTGGAACTACAG gtgagcgtgagactcagaggggaggagtttgtgACATCACTGGCCGCTCTGACAGAGCAGCTGCTCTCTCAGCTGGACGAGCTGCCCACACTCGGAGGTGAGctcacctgtgacctcctgGGATGTGGGCGGGACCTGCATACCTGGGGCTTATTAAGCTTCCTGTTTGTTTCCATAGAAACCAATGGACCTGGGGCTGAAATGAGAAGGACACACGGCTCAGTCAGCAG gaccTGGTCTGGTATCCCGTACCTGCTGCCCCCCACCAACAGTAATGCTGCcccaacaacaataacaacagcaTCCCTCACCACATCCAGGTGCACCCTGGGACATCAGGCTGTCATTGAGCAGAGAGACGCTGCTGTGAag aggtTCGAGCAGCTGTTGCGGGCGGAGTCGTCACGTTCAAATGACGACAAACCAAGAAGACTGAGTGAACTCCAGAGCTGGAACGCACACTGGAGACAACAGATACacactctgaaacacacacaccttggctGA
- the LOC130196768 gene encoding coiled-coil domain-containing protein 180-like isoform X6, translating to MENPQVSPDQVCSVLSSLNEELRKHCQYLDISLESLSASKSRKQVRSATPVGLLQTSRLDVDLLDDPVVSVIKSLNRFCTTQDVGAAEREERGRSAAGLQLHVNTSPVQVQPLEKSSCPLGPAGPVQPKCTESVSTLSSVSTALNSVLLRSKDVLLLVAEVTYRNVFTCLSLCVSELSVTRHPSPACLSDLSVSLFHLSVSQDFYRSDHFHLRRFLLVPDSLDQWAESMQQKLLGYQEQMRTFLNTSREELETQLSLLADLLLSVPVVLISNHEQQQGAGLIEEMGRVRMKQEETLAASEEDKRVNIHQLRVSLRDEELQTLVSREELRQQQLHSAICSFHLELQVSVRLRGEEFVTSLAALTEQLLSQLDELPTLGGELTCDLLGCGRDLHTWGLLSFLFVSIETNGPGAEMRRTHGSVSRTWSGIPYLLPPTNSNAAPTTITTASLTTSRCTLGHQAVIEQRDAAVKRFEQLLRAESSRSNDDKPRRLSELQSWNAHWRQQIHTLKHTHLG from the exons gtgTCTCCAGACCAGGTGTGTTCTGTCCTGTCATCATTAAATGAAGAACTCAGGAAGCACTGTCAGTACCTGGACATTTCATTG GAAAGTCTCTCAGCCTCTAAATCCAGGAAGCAGGTCCGGTCAGCCACACCTGTTGGTTTACTGCAGACGAGTAGGTTGGATGTGGACCTCCTCGATGACCCTGTTGTGAGCGTCATCAAGTCCCTGAACAG GTTCTGTACGACCCAGGATGTTGgagcggcagagagagaggagagaggaagatcaGCTGCTG GACTACAGCTCCATGTAAACACGTCTCCAGTTCAAGTTCAACCTTTGGAgaagtcatcatgtcctcttgGTCCTGCAGGTCCGGTCCAACCGAAATGTACCGAGTCTGTCAGTACActgag CTCCGTCAGCACCGCTCTGAACTCTGTGTTGTTGAGGTCCAAGGACGTCCTCCTGCTGGTCGCTGAGGTAACTTACAGGAatgtgtttacctgtctgtctctctgtgtgtctgagcTGTCTGTCACTCGCCATCCttcacctgcctgtctgtctgacctgtctgtctctctctttcacctgtctgtctctcaggacTTCTACCGGAGCGATCATTTCCATCTCCGCAGGTTCCTTCTTGTTCCTGACAGTTTGGACCAATGGGCTGAGAGCATGCAGCAAAAGCTGCTGGGATACCAGGAGCAGATGAGGACGTTTCTGAACACCAGCAGAGAgg AGTTGGAGACACAGCTTTCTCTGTTGGCGGATTTGCTGCTTTCAGTACCTGTAGTTTTGATCAGTAACCATGAGCaacagcagggggcggggcttattgaGGAGATGGGCAGAGTTCGAATGAAGCAGGAGGAGACACTGGCAGCCAGCGAGGAGGACAAG cgtGTGAACATCCATCAGCTGCGAGTGTCCCTCAGAGACGAGGAGCTTCAGACTCTAGTcagcagagaggagctcagacagcagcagctgcacagCGCTATCTGCTCTTTTCACCTGGAACTACAG gtgagcgtgagactcagaggggaggagtttgtgACATCACTGGCCGCTCTGACAGAGCAGCTGCTCTCTCAGCTGGACGAGCTGCCCACACTCGGAGGTGAGctcacctgtgacctcctgGGATGTGGGCGGGACCTGCATACCTGGGGCTTATTAAGCTTCCTGTTTGTTTCCATAGAAACCAATGGACCTGGGGCTGAAATGAGAAGGACACACGGCTCAGTCAGCAG gaccTGGTCTGGTATCCCGTACCTGCTGCCCCCCACCAACAGTAATGCTGCcccaacaacaataacaacagcaTCCCTCACCACATCCAGGTGCACCCTGGGACATCAGGCTGTCATTGAGCAGAGAGACGCTGCTGTGAag aggtTCGAGCAGCTGTTGCGGGCGGAGTCGTCACGTTCAAATGACGACAAACCAAGAAGACTGAGTGAACTCCAGAGCTGGAACGCACACTGGAGACAACAGATACacactctgaaacacacacaccttggctGA
- the LOC130196768 gene encoding coiled-coil domain-containing protein 180-like isoform X2: protein MFGLPFIFMDYHLYVCVDYLLSPWTTTCMYVWTTFYLHGLPPVCMCGLPFIFMDYHLYVCVDYLLSSWTTTCMYVWTTFYLHGLPPVCLDYLLSPWTTSCMYVWTTFYLYGLPPVCMCGLPFIFMDYHLYVWTTLQESLSASKSRKQVRSATPVGLLQTSRLDVDLLDDPVVSVIKSLNRFCTTQDVGAAEREERGRSAAGPVQPKCTESVSTLSSVSTALNSVLLRSKDVLLLVAEVTYRNVFTCLSLCVSELSVTRHPSPACLSDLSVSLFHLSVSQDFYRSDHFHLRRFLLVPDSLDQWAESMQQKLLGYQEQMRTFLNTSREELETQLSLLADLLLSVPVVLISNHEQQQGAGLIEEMGRVRMKQEETLAASEEDKRVNIHQLRVSLRDEELQTLVSREELRQQQLHSAICSFHLELQVSVRLRGEEFVTSLAALTEQLLSQLDELPTLGGELTCDLLGCGRDLHTWGLLSFLFVSIETNGPGAEMRRTHGSVSRTWSGIPYLLPPTNSNAAPTTITTASLTTSRCTLGHQAVIEQRDAAVKRFEQLLRAESSRSNDDKPRRLSELQSWNAHWRQQIHTLKHTHLG, encoded by the exons ATGTTTGGACTACCTTTTATCTTCATGGACTACcacctgtatgtatgtgtggacTACCTTTTATCTCCATGGACTACcacctgtatgtatgtgtggacTACCTTTTATCTTCATGGACTACcacctgtatgtatgtgtggacTACCTTTTATCTTCATGGACTACcacctgtatgtatgtgtggacTACCTTTTATCTTCATGGACTACcacctgtatgtatgtgtggacTACCTTTTATCTTCATGGACTACCTCCTGTATGTTTGGACTACCTTTTATCTCCATGGACTACCTCCTGTATGTATGTTTGGACTACCTTTTATCTCTATGGACTACcacctgtatgtatgtgtggacTACCTTTTATCTTCATGGACTACCACCTGTATGTTTGGACTACCTTGCAGGAAAGTCTCTCAGCCTCTAAATCCAGGAAGCAGGTCCGGTCAGCCACACCTGTTGGTTTACTGCAGACGAGTAGGTTGGATGTGGACCTCCTCGATGACCCTGTTGTGAGCGTCATCAAGTCCCTGAACAG GTTCTGTACGACCCAGGATGTTGgagcggcagagagagaggagagaggaagatcaGCTGCTG GTCCGGTCCAACCGAAATGTACCGAGTCTGTCAGTACActgag CTCCGTCAGCACCGCTCTGAACTCTGTGTTGTTGAGGTCCAAGGACGTCCTCCTGCTGGTCGCTGAGGTAACTTACAGGAatgtgtttacctgtctgtctctctgtgtgtctgagcTGTCTGTCACTCGCCATCCttcacctgcctgtctgtctgacctgtctgtctctctctttcacctgtctgtctctcaggacTTCTACCGGAGCGATCATTTCCATCTCCGCAGGTTCCTTCTTGTTCCTGACAGTTTGGACCAATGGGCTGAGAGCATGCAGCAAAAGCTGCTGGGATACCAGGAGCAGATGAGGACGTTTCTGAACACCAGCAGAGAgg AGTTGGAGACACAGCTTTCTCTGTTGGCGGATTTGCTGCTTTCAGTACCTGTAGTTTTGATCAGTAACCATGAGCaacagcagggggcggggcttattgaGGAGATGGGCAGAGTTCGAATGAAGCAGGAGGAGACACTGGCAGCCAGCGAGGAGGACAAG cgtGTGAACATCCATCAGCTGCGAGTGTCCCTCAGAGACGAGGAGCTTCAGACTCTAGTcagcagagaggagctcagacagcagcagctgcacagCGCTATCTGCTCTTTTCACCTGGAACTACAG gtgagcgtgagactcagaggggaggagtttgtgACATCACTGGCCGCTCTGACAGAGCAGCTGCTCTCTCAGCTGGACGAGCTGCCCACACTCGGAGGTGAGctcacctgtgacctcctgGGATGTGGGCGGGACCTGCATACCTGGGGCTTATTAAGCTTCCTGTTTGTTTCCATAGAAACCAATGGACCTGGGGCTGAAATGAGAAGGACACACGGCTCAGTCAGCAG gaccTGGTCTGGTATCCCGTACCTGCTGCCCCCCACCAACAGTAATGCTGCcccaacaacaataacaacagcaTCCCTCACCACATCCAGGTGCACCCTGGGACATCAGGCTGTCATTGAGCAGAGAGACGCTGCTGTGAag aggtTCGAGCAGCTGTTGCGGGCGGAGTCGTCACGTTCAAATGACGACAAACCAAGAAGACTGAGTGAACTCCAGAGCTGGAACGCACACTGGAGACAACAGATACacactctgaaacacacacaccttggctGA
- the LOC130196768 gene encoding coiled-coil domain-containing protein 180-like isoform X4: protein MFGLPFIFMDYHLYVCVDYLLSPWTTTCMYVWTTFYLHGLPPVCMCGLPFIFMDYHLYVCVDYLLSSWTTTCMYVWTTFYLHGLPPVCLDYLLSPWTTSCMYVWTTFYLYGLPPVCMCGLPFIFMDYHLYVWTTLQESLSASKSRKQVRSATPVGLLQTSRLDVDLLDDPVVSVIKSLNRFCTTQDVGAAEREERGRSAAGLQLHVNTSPVQVQPLEKSSCPLGPAGPVQPKCTESVSTLSSVSTALNSVLLRSKDVLLLVAEDFYRSDHFHLRRFLLVPDSLDQWAESMQQKLLGYQEQMRTFLNTSREELETQLSLLADLLLSVPVVLISNHEQQQGAGLIEEMGRVRMKQEETLAASEEDKRVNIHQLRVSLRDEELQTLVSREELRQQQLHSAICSFHLELQVSVRLRGEEFVTSLAALTEQLLSQLDELPTLGGELTCDLLGCGRDLHTWGLLSFLFVSIETNGPGAEMRRTHGSVSRTWSGIPYLLPPTNSNAAPTTITTASLTTSRCTLGHQAVIEQRDAAVKRFEQLLRAESSRSNDDKPRRLSELQSWNAHWRQQIHTLKHTHLG, encoded by the exons ATGTTTGGACTACCTTTTATCTTCATGGACTACcacctgtatgtatgtgtggacTACCTTTTATCTCCATGGACTACcacctgtatgtatgtgtggacTACCTTTTATCTTCATGGACTACcacctgtatgtatgtgtggacTACCTTTTATCTTCATGGACTACcacctgtatgtatgtgtggacTACCTTTTATCTTCATGGACTACcacctgtatgtatgtgtggacTACCTTTTATCTTCATGGACTACCTCCTGTATGTTTGGACTACCTTTTATCTCCATGGACTACCTCCTGTATGTATGTTTGGACTACCTTTTATCTCTATGGACTACcacctgtatgtatgtgtggacTACCTTTTATCTTCATGGACTACCACCTGTATGTTTGGACTACCTTGCAGGAAAGTCTCTCAGCCTCTAAATCCAGGAAGCAGGTCCGGTCAGCCACACCTGTTGGTTTACTGCAGACGAGTAGGTTGGATGTGGACCTCCTCGATGACCCTGTTGTGAGCGTCATCAAGTCCCTGAACAG GTTCTGTACGACCCAGGATGTTGgagcggcagagagagaggagagaggaagatcaGCTGCTG GACTACAGCTCCATGTAAACACGTCTCCAGTTCAAGTTCAACCTTTGGAgaagtcatcatgtcctcttgGTCCTGCAGGTCCGGTCCAACCGAAATGTACCGAGTCTGTCAGTACActgag CTCCGTCAGCACCGCTCTGAACTCTGTGTTGTTGAGGTCCAAGGACGTCCTCCTGCTGGTCGCTGAG gacTTCTACCGGAGCGATCATTTCCATCTCCGCAGGTTCCTTCTTGTTCCTGACAGTTTGGACCAATGGGCTGAGAGCATGCAGCAAAAGCTGCTGGGATACCAGGAGCAGATGAGGACGTTTCTGAACACCAGCAGAGAgg AGTTGGAGACACAGCTTTCTCTGTTGGCGGATTTGCTGCTTTCAGTACCTGTAGTTTTGATCAGTAACCATGAGCaacagcagggggcggggcttattgaGGAGATGGGCAGAGTTCGAATGAAGCAGGAGGAGACACTGGCAGCCAGCGAGGAGGACAAG cgtGTGAACATCCATCAGCTGCGAGTGTCCCTCAGAGACGAGGAGCTTCAGACTCTAGTcagcagagaggagctcagacagcagcagctgcacagCGCTATCTGCTCTTTTCACCTGGAACTACAG gtgagcgtgagactcagaggggaggagtttgtgACATCACTGGCCGCTCTGACAGAGCAGCTGCTCTCTCAGCTGGACGAGCTGCCCACACTCGGAGGTGAGctcacctgtgacctcctgGGATGTGGGCGGGACCTGCATACCTGGGGCTTATTAAGCTTCCTGTTTGTTTCCATAGAAACCAATGGACCTGGGGCTGAAATGAGAAGGACACACGGCTCAGTCAGCAG gaccTGGTCTGGTATCCCGTACCTGCTGCCCCCCACCAACAGTAATGCTGCcccaacaacaataacaacagcaTCCCTCACCACATCCAGGTGCACCCTGGGACATCAGGCTGTCATTGAGCAGAGAGACGCTGCTGTGAag aggtTCGAGCAGCTGTTGCGGGCGGAGTCGTCACGTTCAAATGACGACAAACCAAGAAGACTGAGTGAACTCCAGAGCTGGAACGCACACTGGAGACAACAGATACacactctgaaacacacacaccttggctGA
- the LOC130196768 gene encoding coiled-coil domain-containing protein 180-like isoform X1, with protein sequence MFGLPFIFMDYHLYVCVDYLLSPWTTTCMYVWTTFYLHGLPPVCMCGLPFIFMDYHLYVCVDYLLSSWTTTCMYVWTTFYLHGLPPVCLDYLLSPWTTSCMYVWTTFYLYGLPPVCMCGLPFIFMDYHLYVWTTLQESLSASKSRKQVRSATPVGLLQTSRLDVDLLDDPVVSVIKSLNRFCTTQDVGAAEREERGRSAAGLQLHVNTSPVQVQPLEKSSCPLGPAGPVQPKCTESVSTLSSVSTALNSVLLRSKDVLLLVAEVTYRNVFTCLSLCVSELSVTRHPSPACLSDLSVSLFHLSVSQDFYRSDHFHLRRFLLVPDSLDQWAESMQQKLLGYQEQMRTFLNTSREELETQLSLLADLLLSVPVVLISNHEQQQGAGLIEEMGRVRMKQEETLAASEEDKRVNIHQLRVSLRDEELQTLVSREELRQQQLHSAICSFHLELQVSVRLRGEEFVTSLAALTEQLLSQLDELPTLGGELTCDLLGCGRDLHTWGLLSFLFVSIETNGPGAEMRRTHGSVSRTWSGIPYLLPPTNSNAAPTTITTASLTTSRCTLGHQAVIEQRDAAVKRFEQLLRAESSRSNDDKPRRLSELQSWNAHWRQQIHTLKHTHLG encoded by the exons ATGTTTGGACTACCTTTTATCTTCATGGACTACcacctgtatgtatgtgtggacTACCTTTTATCTCCATGGACTACcacctgtatgtatgtgtggacTACCTTTTATCTTCATGGACTACcacctgtatgtatgtgtggacTACCTTTTATCTTCATGGACTACcacctgtatgtatgtgtggacTACCTTTTATCTTCATGGACTACcacctgtatgtatgtgtggacTACCTTTTATCTTCATGGACTACCTCCTGTATGTTTGGACTACCTTTTATCTCCATGGACTACCTCCTGTATGTATGTTTGGACTACCTTTTATCTCTATGGACTACcacctgtatgtatgtgtggacTACCTTTTATCTTCATGGACTACCACCTGTATGTTTGGACTACCTTGCAGGAAAGTCTCTCAGCCTCTAAATCCAGGAAGCAGGTCCGGTCAGCCACACCTGTTGGTTTACTGCAGACGAGTAGGTTGGATGTGGACCTCCTCGATGACCCTGTTGTGAGCGTCATCAAGTCCCTGAACAG GTTCTGTACGACCCAGGATGTTGgagcggcagagagagaggagagaggaagatcaGCTGCTG GACTACAGCTCCATGTAAACACGTCTCCAGTTCAAGTTCAACCTTTGGAgaagtcatcatgtcctcttgGTCCTGCAGGTCCGGTCCAACCGAAATGTACCGAGTCTGTCAGTACActgag CTCCGTCAGCACCGCTCTGAACTCTGTGTTGTTGAGGTCCAAGGACGTCCTCCTGCTGGTCGCTGAGGTAACTTACAGGAatgtgtttacctgtctgtctctctgtgtgtctgagcTGTCTGTCACTCGCCATCCttcacctgcctgtctgtctgacctgtctgtctctctctttcacctgtctgtctctcaggacTTCTACCGGAGCGATCATTTCCATCTCCGCAGGTTCCTTCTTGTTCCTGACAGTTTGGACCAATGGGCTGAGAGCATGCAGCAAAAGCTGCTGGGATACCAGGAGCAGATGAGGACGTTTCTGAACACCAGCAGAGAgg AGTTGGAGACACAGCTTTCTCTGTTGGCGGATTTGCTGCTTTCAGTACCTGTAGTTTTGATCAGTAACCATGAGCaacagcagggggcggggcttattgaGGAGATGGGCAGAGTTCGAATGAAGCAGGAGGAGACACTGGCAGCCAGCGAGGAGGACAAG cgtGTGAACATCCATCAGCTGCGAGTGTCCCTCAGAGACGAGGAGCTTCAGACTCTAGTcagcagagaggagctcagacagcagcagctgcacagCGCTATCTGCTCTTTTCACCTGGAACTACAG gtgagcgtgagactcagaggggaggagtttgtgACATCACTGGCCGCTCTGACAGAGCAGCTGCTCTCTCAGCTGGACGAGCTGCCCACACTCGGAGGTGAGctcacctgtgacctcctgGGATGTGGGCGGGACCTGCATACCTGGGGCTTATTAAGCTTCCTGTTTGTTTCCATAGAAACCAATGGACCTGGGGCTGAAATGAGAAGGACACACGGCTCAGTCAGCAG gaccTGGTCTGGTATCCCGTACCTGCTGCCCCCCACCAACAGTAATGCTGCcccaacaacaataacaacagcaTCCCTCACCACATCCAGGTGCACCCTGGGACATCAGGCTGTCATTGAGCAGAGAGACGCTGCTGTGAag aggtTCGAGCAGCTGTTGCGGGCGGAGTCGTCACGTTCAAATGACGACAAACCAAGAAGACTGAGTGAACTCCAGAGCTGGAACGCACACTGGAGACAACAGATACacactctgaaacacacacaccttggctGA